ATGCATCATTAACACCCTTTTTCACTCAGATATGGTCTTCAATTGATTGTTGTGCTGGAAGACTCCATGGTATGTGGTGGGAGAGTTTGTGGGAGAAAAATCTCCGCACAAGCGAATTTATAGACTCTTACACGTGACCCATCGGCGCCGAACCTCCGATACAGCAATATCAACAAGTCGATACCCCACGATCAAGCAAGAGAGACAatagaagaaaagaatgcCCTGATGGACCACTTCATCCGCTCAACTATGCGCCGCTCAACTCCCGGCGGCGCCTTTCGCCTCGTTCTCGATGGCGTCGGCCTCTTCTGCGCCTGCACCCTAATCTGGGAGCATCTGGTCACCGTGCAGCTTAGCGAGGGCCCCTCGATGTACCCCACGTTCAGTCCCCGGGGCGACTATCTACTTATTTCCCGCTGGCACAAGCATGGACGCGGGATTGCGGTGGGTGATGTGGTGCGGTTCTACCACCCTTCGTTTCTAGGCGTGAATGGGGCTAAGAGGGTGCTTGGGATGCCGGGGGATTTTGTCTGTAAGGATCCAGCGTTTAGTACGGAGGCTGGAATGGATAAGGAGATGATTCAAGTAAGATTTGCTGAGTTCAAGTCTGTTGCTCAGAGCTAATGTGTTAGTAGGTCCCCGAAGGTCATGTCTATCTCGCTGGTGATAACCTGCCCTGGTCGAGAGATTCGAGGAACTATGGCCCTGTTCCGTTGGGTCTTGTGAATGGAAAGATCATTGCACGCGTCTGGCCATTGTCGAAAATGCAATGGGTGCGGAATCCAATGCAACTGACTGAATTGTCTGACGAGTGATCATTGCTACGGAGGATACCCTTGGGAGGAGTTAGGAGTTTTGTGGAATTCATTGCGCATATTCATACATCTTCATTGTACAATACAGATTTACGAACCATGTGATATAACATCTGATActcaaaaaggaagaggaaatcaCCGCATCGTCGACGGGTTTCTCCTCTTGTAAGGAAGAGGCTCGACCCTCTTGCGACGAAGCTCCACATCCGCTTCGGGGTATCCAATCTGCTTCATGACTTCCAGCGTGTTGTCATCCCATTGGTTTCGGAAGAGGTGTGCTCCGATTGGCTTCAGGTGATACAGGGTCTGCAGTGGCCGGAGGCTCATGTTGTGACGCTCCGTCTCCTTGGCCTTGATCGCGGCGAAATCCAACGGCTGCGAATTGTTTTGTTCCAAAACGAAGACGGACAAACGGTGATAGGGACTGCCCTTTTGCGCAACTGGCGGCTCCCAAGGCAGGACAACCTGAGATTCGGTCGACAATTGGGAGAGATCGACCTTGGTCAAAGTGGCCGACAAGGGTACGTTGACGGCAAGGTAGTGCATTCTGTAGTCAAAGCCGTCCTTTTCCACATTGGGCACATCCGGGTCGACCACTACAATGGTCACCAATTTATTACCGCCCCCAAACATCTGCACATCAAGCTTCGGCGCGGTGGTGCTGGCCTTGGAGTTGACAAATTCTCCCGGCTGGATCAGATCGCGGCCAAAGTATAGCTTGGCATCCACCACCGGGTCACAATGAGGGAGTACATCGGGAATCACTTTCATCTGAGTGATTCGTTGAACGAGGATCTTCCGTCGGTATTCTCTCCATTTCCGATCGGCCAGAAAACGGTAGATGGGCTTCGACATATCACCTAACCAAGAAAGCAATTAGCATCCGTTTCGCCCAACTTTCGCCTAGAGTATACAGTGAATCTCACCTTTGCCATCTTCAAATTTCCTCTTGACAATTGGGTCATTGATGTCCGCCTGAATCTTCAGCTTTTCCAGATGCTCCTTCCAGGCCCCCAGCTTGGAGTTCTGCACCTGCTTCCCACCGGCTTGCTCGGGGTTGAGAGCCTCATATTTGGCGATCTTCTCCCTGATCCGCTCAATATCCTTCAACTTCTCTATCCGGTCCGCCTGCAAGATATTCCGTGCCTCCTGGAAACATTGATAGGGCAGCTGCTCAAACGGGACGTTGGGGGAGTTCTGCAA
This region of Aspergillus chevalieri M1 DNA, chromosome 4, nearly complete sequence genomic DNA includes:
- a CDS encoding putative mitochondrial inner membrane protease subunit 1 (COG:O;~EggNog:ENOG410PKYK;~InterPro:IPR036286,IPR019533,IPR000223;~MEROPS:MER0000597;~TransMembrane:1 (i20-38o);~go_component: GO:0016020 - membrane [Evidence IEA];~go_function: GO:0008236 - serine-type peptidase activity [Evidence IEA];~go_process: GO:0006508 - proteolysis [Evidence IEA]), with the protein product MDHFIRSTMRRSTPGGAFRLVLDGVGLFCACTLIWEHLVTVQLSEGPSMYPTFSPRGDYLLISRWHKHGRGIAVGDVVRFYHPSFLGVNGAKRVLGMPGDFVCKDPAFSTEAGMDKEMIQVPEGHVYLAGDNLPWSRDSRNYGPVPLGLVNGKIIARVWPLSKMQWVRNPMQLTELSDE
- a CDS encoding mitochondrial 54S ribosomal protein mL38 (BUSCO:EOG09262U7S;~COG:J;~EggNog:ENOG410PMCR;~InterPro:IPR036610,IPR008914,IPR035810;~PFAM:PF01161), which produces MAHCERASKPLLQCLWSTPTRGLHGLQSARAFHSTSVAREEAQAETKSQPFHKSPDPELVSSPRLERRLMRQGITPVGSRRRRAALQNSPNVPFEQLPYQCFQEARNILQADRIEKLKDIERIREKIAKYEALNPEQAGGKQVQNSKLGAWKEHLEKLKIQADINDPIVKRKFEDGKGDMSKPIYRFLADRKWREYRRKILVQRITQMKVIPDVLPHCDPVVDAKLYFGRDLIQPGEFVNSKASTTAPKLDVQMFGGGNKLVTIVVVDPDVPNVEKDGFDYRMHYLAVNVPLSATLTKVDLSQLSTESQVVLPWEPPVAQKGSPYHRLSVFVLEQNNSQPLDFAAIKAKETERHNMSLRPLQTLYHLKPIGAHLFRNQWDDNTLEVMKQIGYPEADVELRRKRVEPLPYKRRNPSTMR